A window of Lacibacter sediminis contains these coding sequences:
- a CDS encoding acylphosphatase, giving the protein MQKTVAITVRGKVQGVWFRRYTLEKAQQLLLTGTVRNTPDGDVAVVATGTEDQLADFIEWCWMGSPKSKVTSVTVEDKELQKFEGFEVVR; this is encoded by the coding sequence ATGCAAAAAACTGTCGCCATAACCGTTAGAGGAAAAGTGCAGGGCGTTTGGTTTCGCAGGTACACACTTGAGAAAGCACAACAACTGTTACTTACCGGCACTGTACGCAATACCCCTGATGGTGATGTGGCAGTCGTTGCCACCGGCACCGAAGATCAGTTAGCCGATTTTATTGAATGGTGCTGGATGGGCTCACCAAAGAGTAAGGTTACTTCTGTTACGGTTGAAGATAAAGAGTTGCAGAAGTTTGAGGGATTTGAGGTGGTGAGGTGA
- a CDS encoding response regulator, producing MPLPHYKIAIVDDHQIVIDGLHSLLKGYNQFEIVIESNHPETILPLLKKQQIDILLTDVMMPVLTGVELAKQVKKEFPAIRIIALSMNGEGSLVNQMIEESDISGYLLKNIGQTEFINALNKIAEGGIYFSDEVLQEMLKASERKQVSDENKLTNREIEIVRLIEKEYSNKKIAEELFLSERTVETHRKNIFRKTKTNSVIGLIKYAYEHKII from the coding sequence ATGCCCTTACCTCATTACAAAATTGCGATTGTTGACGATCACCAGATCGTTATCGACGGGTTGCATTCCCTGCTAAAAGGCTATAACCAATTTGAGATCGTTATTGAATCGAATCATCCTGAAACCATTTTGCCTTTATTAAAAAAACAGCAGATTGATATTCTGCTTACAGATGTAATGATGCCGGTATTAACAGGTGTTGAACTGGCGAAGCAGGTGAAAAAAGAATTCCCTGCTATCAGGATCATTGCATTATCCATGAACGGCGAAGGCAGTTTGGTAAACCAGATGATCGAAGAAAGTGATATCAGCGGTTACCTGTTGAAAAACATTGGTCAAACAGAATTTATAAATGCCCTGAATAAAATTGCAGAAGGCGGTATCTATTTTAGTGATGAGGTATTGCAGGAAATGCTAAAGGCAAGTGAACGAAAACAAGTGAGCGACGAGAACAAACTCACCAACCGTGAAATTGAAATTGTACGGCTTATTGAAAAGGAATACAGCAATAAAAAAATTGCGGAAGAGTTATTCCTGAGCGAACGTACAGTTGAAACACACAGGAAAAACATCTTCCGCAAAACGAAAACCAATTCGGTGATCGGGTTAATTAAATATGCTTACGAGCACAAAATCATTTAA
- a CDS encoding DUF2625 domain-containing protein, giving the protein MRFFFLIFILSLSILTGNGQNKMKNVDELINKTEPGWTLVSEWISSAKNKVEILTCDSAKAKDALYKTQITTRSPMGAIIYSTGGLLIDNGWIRILGSGNSKLDRTLPDWNKGKTFNEYGEAPSFLLIADDAVGGFFAINGGELGKDLGKVYYLSPDNLNWKPLELTYTEFLLFCFNHDLNKYYEGLRWKNWQEDVSTLDGNKVYNFYPFLWTKEGKNIDKNSRKQIPVEEQYSFNIDMIKQLENN; this is encoded by the coding sequence ATGAGATTCTTCTTTTTAATATTCATTTTGTCTCTTTCAATATTAACTGGTAATGGTCAAAATAAAATGAAAAATGTTGATGAATTAATCAATAAAACAGAGCCAGGCTGGACTTTGGTTTCAGAGTGGATTAGCTCAGCAAAAAATAAAGTTGAAATACTCACTTGTGATTCAGCAAAAGCAAAGGACGCATTATACAAGACGCAAATAACCACTCGCTCTCCTATGGGAGCAATCATATATTCTACTGGCGGCTTATTAATAGATAATGGCTGGATACGTATTCTCGGCTCAGGCAATTCCAAGTTAGACCGAACACTTCCCGACTGGAATAAAGGAAAAACTTTTAATGAATATGGGGAAGCCCCATCATTTCTGTTAATTGCCGATGATGCTGTTGGTGGTTTTTTTGCAATTAATGGTGGTGAATTGGGGAAAGATCTGGGGAAGGTTTACTATTTGTCGCCAGATAATTTAAACTGGAAACCATTGGAACTAACATATACCGAATTTCTTCTTTTCTGTTTTAATCATGATTTAAATAAATATTACGAAGGGCTTAGATGGAAGAATTGGCAGGAAGATGTTTCAACACTTGACGGAAATAAAGTTTATAATTTTTATCCATTTTTATGGACCAAAGAAGGAAAAAATATTGACAAAAACTCTCGCAAACAAATTCCAGTTGAAGAACAATACAGCTTTAATATAGACATGATAAAGCAGCTTGAAAATAATTAG
- a CDS encoding RrF2 family transcriptional regulator produces MLSKKTQYAFQALSYMAQQKNNEPLLIADIAKKKKIPLKFLENILLLMRKDGILESKKGKGGGYYFKLKPSQITLARVIRLLDGPIAPLSCVSLHFYERCKNCDEKHCGLHDMMIKVRDANLKILESKTVADIT; encoded by the coding sequence ATGCTGTCGAAAAAAACCCAATATGCATTCCAGGCGCTGAGCTATATGGCACAGCAAAAAAATAACGAGCCGCTTCTGATAGCGGATATTGCCAAAAAGAAAAAGATACCCTTGAAGTTTTTGGAGAATATTCTTTTACTGATGCGGAAAGATGGTATTCTTGAAAGCAAGAAAGGAAAAGGTGGTGGCTATTATTTCAAACTGAAACCATCGCAGATCACACTGGCAAGAGTGATCCGTTTGTTGGATGGACCGATTGCTCCCCTCTCCTGCGTTAGCCTCCACTTTTACGAACGCTGTAAAAACTGCGACGAAAAACATTGCGGACTTCACGATATGATGATAAAAGTGCGTGATGCAAATCTTAAGATCCTCGAGAGCAAAACCGTAGCCGATATTACCTGA
- a CDS encoding tetratricopeptide repeat-containing sensor histidine kinase has product MRPFITYLLFFLATYGCTASYAQSPKTDSLRKLISSEKDIDRKMDLLLLLSNEFRMRNPDSSAKVTDELVKLAGKQHNETMQLRAEVNKVYYYMSMSKPDSGLLLSSKNIRLLNKVQGTDSLQSQYYSAAGLALMRMNRQKEAMEQFYMALKKAEKGNEKVVMVKSLHNIGWAYMELNQFKEAIEHFRSSIDLAEEIKLPVRFAVSYNNLASCYGALKQYDSVYKFVKQGIRIAQQQKNIEAEANGWNIMGTAYTAERKYREALDCFLKAKPIREKTGDAFFIVSDLAVLSELYALMNNTTEGLRTGNEALRIAQEKNLQAKFPMIYKAIALNHEKAGNYAAASELYKKMNDLKDSIYTHASEEALAEMKTKYETEKKEKVIQEQQFNLTRKNYLITGISLALLFGLALAWLFYNRNQLKQKAKLQQTVFEQQQLAASAVMKAEEKERQRIAKDLHDGVGQMMSAAKMNLSAFENEIQFSNADQKLSFERIIGLVDESCKEVRTVSHQMMPNMLLKSGLGKAVAEFLDKIDQKVIKVNLHVEGLQERLNEDVEIVLYRVLQECVNNVIKHSGASHLDIAIIKDKDGISATIEDNGKGFDLQQLDEESGIGLKNMKARIDYLNGSIDFDTAPGKGTLVAIHLPVA; this is encoded by the coding sequence ATGAGACCATTCATTACATATTTGTTATTCTTCTTAGCAACATACGGCTGCACTGCTTCGTATGCACAATCGCCAAAGACCGACAGCCTGCGTAAACTCATCAGCAGCGAAAAAGATATTGACCGTAAAATGGATCTGCTGCTCCTGCTCTCCAATGAATTCAGGATGCGCAACCCCGACTCGTCAGCAAAAGTGACTGACGAATTGGTGAAACTAGCCGGCAAACAACACAACGAAACAATGCAGTTACGGGCTGAAGTAAACAAAGTGTATTATTACATGAGCATGTCGAAACCTGATTCAGGTCTGCTGCTTTCATCAAAAAATATTCGTCTGCTTAACAAAGTACAAGGAACCGATTCTTTGCAATCGCAGTACTATTCCGCTGCTGGTCTTGCGCTCATGCGTATGAACCGGCAGAAAGAAGCCATGGAGCAATTTTATATGGCACTTAAAAAAGCAGAGAAGGGAAACGAGAAAGTTGTAATGGTAAAATCATTACACAATATCGGCTGGGCCTATATGGAGCTGAATCAATTCAAAGAAGCAATCGAGCATTTTCGTTCTTCCATTGATCTTGCTGAAGAAATTAAACTACCGGTTCGCTTTGCGGTGAGCTATAATAATCTTGCATCCTGCTATGGTGCACTTAAACAATACGATTCGGTTTACAAATTTGTAAAGCAAGGCATCCGTATTGCACAGCAACAAAAGAACATTGAAGCCGAAGCAAATGGCTGGAATATTATGGGTACTGCTTATACGGCTGAACGTAAATACCGTGAAGCTCTTGATTGTTTCTTAAAAGCAAAACCCATTCGTGAAAAAACAGGTGATGCTTTTTTTATTGTATCAGACCTTGCTGTGCTGTCAGAGTTGTATGCACTTATGAACAATACAACAGAAGGTTTACGTACAGGTAACGAAGCGTTGCGTATTGCGCAGGAGAAAAACCTGCAGGCAAAATTTCCCATGATCTACAAAGCCATTGCACTGAATCATGAAAAAGCAGGCAACTATGCTGCTGCCAGTGAGCTGTACAAAAAAATGAATGACCTTAAGGATAGTATTTACACTCATGCATCTGAAGAAGCATTGGCTGAAATGAAAACAAAATACGAAACAGAGAAAAAGGAAAAGGTCATACAGGAGCAACAATTTAATCTTACAAGGAAAAACTACCTCATCACCGGCATTTCGTTGGCACTGTTATTCGGCTTGGCATTAGCCTGGTTATTCTACAACCGCAATCAATTAAAACAAAAAGCGAAACTGCAACAAACAGTTTTTGAGCAACAGCAACTGGCGGCCAGCGCTGTAATGAAAGCCGAAGAAAAAGAACGGCAGCGTATTGCCAAAGACCTCCATGATGGTGTAGGGCAAATGATGAGTGCTGCCAAAATGAATTTGTCTGCTTTTGAGAACGAGATACAGTTCAGTAACGCTGATCAGAAACTTTCGTTTGAACGCATCATTGGTTTGGTTGATGAAAGTTGTAAAGAAGTAAGAACGGTGAGTCACCAGATGATGCCGAACATGTTACTGAAATCAGGATTGGGTAAAGCTGTTGCTGAGTTTCTTGATAAGATCGATCAGAAAGTGATTAAAGTAAACCTGCATGTTGAAGGTTTACAGGAAAGGTTGAACGAAGATGTGGAGATCGTTTTGTACCGTGTGCTGCAGGAGTGTGTGAACAATGTAATTAAACATTCCGGTGCATCACATTTAGATATTGCCATCATTAAAGACAAAGATGGCATCAGCGCTACCATTGAAGATAACGGAAAGGGATTCGATCTGCAACAACTGGATGAAGAAAGCGGCATTGGTTTAAAGAATATGAAAGCAAGGATCGACTATCTCAACGGAAGTATCGATTTTGATACAGCCCCCGGCAAAGGAACGTTAGTTGCTATTCATCTTCCTGTTGCATGA
- a CDS encoding outer membrane beta-barrel protein, producing the protein MKSKILSIIIAVIGFTSASYAQKANTIFGGNVIVGAPLGDFRNNYKSVFGIEGFGGFGLGQKAFITGTIGFQSYAPDPSSYDGVYYGKITMIPLKAGVRFYPVNNFFLTGNAGIGLVRDETIEARESRFAYDVGAGLNFSIFNASVHYDAIKRVNAPGSSNAVLLKLGIAIR; encoded by the coding sequence ATGAAGAGCAAAATTTTATCCATTATTATAGCAGTTATTGGGTTCACAAGTGCTTCGTATGCACAAAAAGCCAATACCATTTTTGGTGGTAACGTTATTGTTGGCGCACCGCTTGGCGATTTCCGAAACAATTACAAAAGTGTATTTGGTATTGAGGGGTTTGGCGGTTTTGGATTGGGACAGAAAGCTTTTATCACAGGTACTATCGGTTTTCAATCGTATGCACCCGACCCGAGCAGTTATGATGGTGTTTACTATGGCAAGATTACGATGATACCATTAAAAGCAGGTGTTCGCTTTTACCCCGTAAATAATTTCTTTCTTACGGGTAATGCAGGAATAGGGTTAGTACGTGATGAAACAATAGAGGCAAGGGAAAGCCGCTTTGCGTATGATGTTGGCGCCGGGTTAAATTTTTCGATCTTTAATGCCAGCGTTCATTACGATGCAATTAAAAGAGTGAACGCTCCAGGTTCATCAAATGCAGTGTTACTGAAGCTTGGTATTGCTATACGTTAA